From the genome of Chionomys nivalis chromosome 19, mChiNiv1.1, whole genome shotgun sequence, one region includes:
- the Tap1 gene encoding antigen peptide transporter 1: protein MAALVWLAAALLLLVDWLLLRPGLPGIFSLLVPELPLLRVWAVGLSRWAILGLGVRRVLGVTTGAHGWLTVLPPLAAALGLAQPGLALFRELASWGALRDGDNAGVLYWGSSLDAFALSYVAALPAAALWYKLGSLWAPSSRRGAGDMVCRLLGFLGSEKRRLHLVLMLLVLSCLGEMAIPFFTGRITDWILQDKTAPSFARNIWLMSILTIASTVLEFTGDAVYNLTMGHMHSRAHGEVFRAVLRQETGFFLQNPAGSITSRVTEDTSKVCESVSDKLNLLMWYLGRGLCLLAFMFWGSLYLTLVTLLTLPLLFLLPRKLGKVYQSLQMKVQESLAKSSQVAIEALSAMPTVRSFANEEGEAQKFRQKLEEMKTLNKKEALAYVAEVWTMNVSGMLLKVGTLYVGGQLVVRGAVSSGNLVSFVLYQLQFTSAVEVLLSIYPWMQKAVGSSEKIFEYLDRTPCSPLSGSLAPLNMEGLVEFQDVSFAYPNHPDVQVLQGLTFTLHPGKVTALVGPNGSGKSTVAALLQNLYQPTGGQVLLDGQPLVQYDHHYLHHQVAAVGQEPLLFGRSFRENIAYGLIRTPTMEEIRAVAMKSGAHDFISGLPQGYDTEVGETGNQLSGGQRQAAALARALIRKPRLLILDDATSALDANNQLRVQRLLYENREPDSPAVLLITQQLSLAEQAHHILVLKDGSICEQGSHLQLMEKSGGCYRAMVEALGAPSD from the exons ATGGCTGCGCTTGTTTGGCTGGCGGCCGCGCTGCTGCTGCTGGTCGACTGGCTGCTGCTGCGGCCCGGGCTCCCCGGAATCTTCTCCCTGCTGGTTCCGGAGTTGCCCCTGCTCCGGGTCTGGGCGGTGGGCCTGAGTCGCTGGGCCATCCTGGGGCTGGGGGTCCGCCGGGTCCTCGGGGTCACCACGGGAGCCCATGGATGGCTGACTGTTTTGCCGCCGCTAGCAGCGGCGCTGGGTTTAGCTCAGCCGGGACTTGCTTTATTCCGAGAGCTGGCCTCCTGGGGAGCGCTCCGGGACGGTGACAACGCTGGAGTACTGTACTGGGGCAGTAGCCTCGACGCTTTCGCTCTCAGTTATGTGGCAGCATTGCCCGCTGCCGCCCTATGGTACAAGTTGGGGAGCCTCTGGGCGCCCAGCAGTCGCAGGGGTGCTGGAGACATGGTGTGTCGACTGTTAGGCTTCCTGGGTTCCGAGAAGCGGCGCCTCCACCTGGTTCTGATGCTCTTGGTCCTCTCCTGCCTTG GGGAAATGGCGATTCCCTTTTTCACCGGTCGCATCACTGACTGGATTCTTCAGGATAAGACGGCTCCGAGCTTTGCTCGCAACATCTGGCTCATGTCTATTCTCACCATAGCCAG CACAGTGCTGGAGTTTACTGGAGATGCTGTCTACAACCTCACCATGGGCCACATGCACAGCCGCGCACATGGAGAGGTGTTCCGGGCTGTCCTTCGccaggagacagggtttttcctgcAGAACCCAGCAG GTTCCATCACATCTCGGGTAACAGAGGACACATCCAAGGTCTGTGAGTCTGTCAGTGACAAGCTGAACCTGCTGATGTGGTACCTGGGGCGAGGCCTGTGTCTCCTGGCGTTCATGTTTTGGGGGTCGCTGTACCTCACTTTGGTCACTCTGCTCACACTGCCCCTGCTTTTCCTTCTGCCTCGGAAGCTGGGGAAAGTGTACCAG TCATTGCAAATGAAGGTGCAGGAGTCTCTAGCGAAGTCCTCGCAGGTGGCCATTGAGGCCCTGTCAGCGATGCCTACGGTGCGGAGCTTCGCCAACGAGGAGGGAGAGGCCCAGAAGTTTAGGCAGAAACTGGAGGAAATGAAGACGCTCAACAAGAAGGAGGCCTTGGCCTATGTAGCCGAAGTCTGGACCATGAAT GTCTCGGGAATGCTGCTGAAGGTGGGCACCCTGTACGTCGGCGGGCAGCTGGTGGTCAGAGGGGCTGTCAGCAGTGGGAACCTCGTCTCCTTCGTTCTCTACCAGCTACAGTTCACCAGTGCTGTTGAG GTTCTGCTCTCCATCTATCCCTGGATGCAGAAGGCTGTGGGCTCctcagagaaaatatttgaatacCTGGACCGGACTCCTTGCTCTCCACTCAGTGGCTCGTTGGCACCCTTAAACATGGAAGGTCTTGTCGAGTTCCAGGACGTCTCCTTTGCCTACCCAAACCATCCCGATGTTCAGGTTCTTCAG GGCCTGACCTTCACACTGCACCCTGGAAAGGTGACAGCATTGGTGGGGCCCAATGGGTCCGGGAAGAGCACCGTGGCTGCCCTGCTACAGAATCTGTACCAGCCCACGGGGGGCCAGGTGCTGCTGGACGGCCAGCCCTTGGTCCAGTATGATCACCACTACCTGCACCACCAG GTGGCCGCAGTGGGACAAGAGCCACTGCTCTTTGGAAGAAGTTTTCGAGAAAATATTGCCTACGGCCTGATCCGGACTCCAACCATGGAGGAAATCAGAGCTGTGGCCATGAAGTCTGGAGCCCACGATTTCATCTCTGGACTCCCTCAGGGCTATGACACAG AGGTGGGTGAGACGGGGAACCAGCTGTCAGGGGGTCAGCGACAGGCAGCGGCCTTGGCCCGAGCTTTGATCCGGAAGCCACGCCTGCTTATCTTGGACGATGCCACCAGTGCCCTGGATGCCAACAACCAGCTACGG GTCCAGCGGCTCCTCTATGAGAACCGGGAACCGGATTCTCCAGCGGTGCTGCTAATCACGCAGCAGCTCAGCCTGGCGGAGCAGGCTCACCACATCCTCGTTCTCAAAGACGGCTCCATCTGCGAGCAGGGCAGCCATCTGCAGCTCATGGAGAAGAGCGGAGGGTGCTACCGCGCCATGGTGGAGGCTCTTGGGGCTCCTTCAGACTGA
- the Psmb8 gene encoding proteasome subunit beta type-8 — MALLDLCGGARGQRPEWAALGAESGYRSNPGHYSFSVQAPELALPRGMQPTDFLRSFGCDQERNVQIEMAHGTTTLAFKFQHGVIVAVDSRASAGTYISTLRVNKVIEINPYLLGTMSGCAADCQYWERLLAKECRLYYLRNGERISVSAASKLLSNMMLQYRGMGLSMGSMICGWDKKGPGLYYVDENGTRLSGQMFSTGSGNSYAYGVMDSGYRQDLSPEEAYDLGRRAIVHATHRDCYSGGVVNMYHMKEDGWVKVESSDVSDLMHKYREASQ, encoded by the exons ATGGCGTTACTGGATCTGTGCGGAGGCGCTCGGGGGCAGCGGCCCGAGTGGGCTGCCCTGGGTGCAGAAAGCGGGTATCGCTCGAACCCGGGACActacagtttctctgtgcaagCTCCAGAGCTCGCGCTTCCGCGGGGGATGCAG CCCACTGACTTCCTGAGGTCCTTTGGTTGTGACCAAGAAAGGAATGTTCAGATCGAGATGGCCCATGGTACAACCACACTAGCCTTCAAGTTCCAGCATGGGGTCATCGTGGCAGTGGACTCCCGGGCCTCTGCGGGCACTTACATTA GCACCTTAAGGGTGAACAAGGTGATCGAGATTAACCCTTACTTGCTTGGCACCATGTCTGGCTGCGCTGCTGACTGTCAGTACTGGGAGCGGCTGCTGGCCAAGGAATGCAG GCTGTACTACCTGCGGAATGGGGAGCGTATCTCCGTGTCGGCAGCCTCCAAGCTACTTTCCAACATGATGCTCCAGTACCGGGGCATGGGCCTCTCCATGGGCAGCATGATCTGTGGCTGGGACAAGAAG GGACCAGGACTCTACTATGTAGATGAAAATGGGACTCGGCTCTCAGGACAGATGTTCTCCACGGGCAGCGGGAACAGCTACGCCTATGGGGTGATGGACAGTGGCTACCGGCAGGATCTCAGTCCCGAAGAGGCCTATGACCTTGGCCGCAGGGCTATCGTTCACGCCACCCACAGAGACTGCTATTCTGGAGGGGTAGTCAATA TGTACCACATGAAGGAAGACGGTTGGGTGAAGGTGGAAAGCTCCGATGTCAGTGACCTGATGCACAAGTACCGAGAGGCCAGTCAGTGA